The following are encoded in a window of Leucoraja erinacea ecotype New England unplaced genomic scaffold, Leri_hhj_1 Leri_766S, whole genome shotgun sequence genomic DNA:
- the LOC129694708 gene encoding uncharacterized protein LOC129694708 isoform X8, with translation MVPRRWKVLPGSEAQPPPNRQVKPEEGLEIEVKVEEEEAQEIVVKVEEEEIEVEEEEEEEAQEIVVKVEVDEAQAQAAEIEVQVEDEEEQEIEFSVPPSSHFLAMATSCRMPDVLVFDSDIAHRWDVFRHDFDHYVAIAHPAATPEVKASLLLNLAGPDALAQSDFFVYAAGESARDPNLRKNDKRGERGQASTHQDSLPKHPYSTRHYNNRRPVRLANHGLCFRLAHNMAEDASTDACFTGDSDLLFCGIHVVETCSRLIVFSKKSIKKAEECAVKWMEVQESLESKVAAEVLQHKEGPHESTLTERRQQCIPGYHAECYRHFCNITTINQAIAKSRRKKDAEKPEAGEPPQEAVPDGEADEPAPKRLLRSMTSHSQQTATVEHTDPRHVLPARCIICKGSKYTKEINTGKRNMEKLMQCETKQGGQLMTAATMKKDEALLLHIRDRDLVALEARYHKSCYQRYTRVVIDFAQDCKQDNQQQVYEKSYSSFCKRVIEKRIIHGKEILRLAKLNRLFISEVREVEGLDASSHKTGRLKARLKRSHPLLCFTRPFRQVESEIVFVESLVDEELVEGVVEDNSTEGSDSSAIVGDNQQEGSSPHHPREMFHAAQTVQNSIINATNHIQWPPTSEDTTLHTAEQIVPDDLYNLLAWTTGASNEPKESGKVDVPDQMHHRLLSIAQDIMHLKSEGRNTQPSP, from the exons gaggaggcccaggagattgTAGTCAAGGTGGAGGTGGacgaggcccaggcccaggccgcgGAGATTGAGGTCCAGGTGGAGGACGAGGAGGAGCAGGAGATTGAG TTTTCTGTTCCTCCCTCCTCTCATTTCCTCGCTATGGCCACTTCTTGCCGCATGCCCGATGTGCTCGTTTTCGATtcggacattgcccatcgatgggatgtctttaGACATGACTTCGACCACTATGTCGCAATCGCTCATCCTGCCGCCACCCCTGAAGTCAAAGCTTCTCTACttctcaacctggctggtcccgatgccctggcTCAGTCAGACTTCTTCGTCTACGCTGCGGGTGAATCtgctcgggacccg AATCTTCGCAAAAATGacaagaggggtgagagaggacaGGCATCAACACATCAAGACAGCCTCCCAAAACACCCATATTCAACAAGACATTACAATAACAGAAGACCCGTCAGA ttggccaatcacgggctttgcttcaggctagcacacaacatggctgaggatgcctccacagatgcctgttttactggagattccgatttgttgttctgtggaatacatgttgtggaaacttgcagcaggttaattgtatttagtaagaaaagcattaaaaaggctgaagaatgtgctgTTAAGTGGAtggaagtgcaagaaagccttgaaagcaaagttgcTGCAGAAGTGCTccaacacaaagaaggcccccatgaatcaactctaactgaaag gaggcagcagtgtatcccgggttatcatgcagagtgctatcgtcacttctgcaacataacaacaataaatcaagcgatagcaaagtctagaaggaagaaag ACGCTGAAAAGCCTGAAGCAGGTGAACCTCCTCAAGAGGCAGTTCctgatggtgaagcagatgagccggccccaaagagactgcttcgaTCCATGACAAGTCACAGTCAACAAACAGCAACTGTCGAGCACACTGACCCCAGGCATGTCCTACCAGCGCGCTGCATCATTTGTAAAggttcaaagtacacaaaagaaatAAACACGGGAAAAAGAAATATGGAGAAATTAATGCAATGTGAAACAAAACAAGGTGGCCAATTAATGACTGCTGCAACCATGAAGAAAGATGAGGCATTGCTGTTACACATAAGAGACAGAGACCTTGTAGCTCTTGAAGCAAGATACCATAAATCATGCTACCAGAGATACACCagagttgtcattgattttgcacaaGATTGTAAACAAGATAATCAGCAGCAGGTGTATGAGAAGTCCTACTCTAGTTTCTGCAAGAGAGTCATCGAGAAGAGAATCATCCACGGCAAAGAAATTTTAAGACTTGCTAAACTGAACAGACTTTTCATAAGTGAAGTTCGAGAAGTTGAGGGCTTGGATGCATCATCTCACAAGACAGGCCGCCTGAAGGCAAGGTTGAAGAGATCCCACCCTCTCTTATGTTTCACAAGGCCATTTCGGCAAGTGGAAAGTGAAATTGTATTTGTTGAATCACTTGTTGATGAAGAGCTGGTTGAAGGTGTTGTGGAAGATAATTCAACCGAGGGCAGTGACAGCAGCGCGATTGTCGGTGACAACCAACAAGAAGGATCATCGCCCCATCACCCCAGAGAAATGTTTCATGCAGCCCAGACAGTTCAGAATAGCATCATCAACGCAACAAACCACATCCAATGGCCCCCGACTTCTGAAGACACTACATTACATACAGCCGAACAGATTGTCCCAGATGACCTTTACAACCTTTTGGCATGGACCACTGGAGCAAGCAATGAGCCAAAAGAATCTGGGAAAGTTGATGTGCCTGACCAGATGCATCACCGTCTGCTGTCAATTGCCCAGGATATCATGCACCTGAAATCGGAAGGAAGAAACACACAGCCCTCTCCATGA
- the LOC129694708 gene encoding uncharacterized protein LOC129694708 isoform X9, with product MVPRRWKVLPGSEAQPPPNRQVKPEEGLEIEVKVEEEEAQEIVVKVEEEEIEVEEEEEEEAQEIVVKVEVDEAQAQAAEIEVQVEDEEEQEIENLRKNDKRGERGQASTHQDSLPKHPYSTRHYNNRRPVRLANHGLCFRLAHNMAEDASTDACFTGDSDLLFCGIHVVETCSRLIVFSKKSIKKAEECAVKWMEVQESLESKVAAEVLQHKEGPHESTLTERRQQCIPGYHAECYRHFCNITTINQAIAKSRRKKVRDAEKPEAGEPPQEAVPDGEADEPAPKRLLRSMTSHSQQTATVEHTDPRHVLPARCIICKGSKYTKEINTGKRNMEKLMQCETKQGGQLMTAATMKKDEALLLHIRDRDLVALEARYHKSCYQRYTRVVIDFAQDCKQDNQQQVYEKSYSSFCKRVIEKRIIHGKEILRLAKLNRLFISEVREVEGLDASSHKTGRLKARLKRSHPLLCFTRPFRQVESEIVFVESLVDEELVEGVVEDNSTEGSDSSAIVGDNQQEGSSPHHPREMFHAAQTVQNSIINATNHIQWPPTSEDTTLHTAEQIVPDDLYNLLAWTTGASNEPKESGKVDVPDQMHHRLLSIAQDIMHLKSEGRNTQPSP from the exons gaggaggcccaggagattgTAGTCAAGGTGGAGGTGGacgaggcccaggcccaggccgcgGAGATTGAGGTCCAGGTGGAGGACGAGGAGGAGCAGGAGATTGAG AATCTTCGCAAAAATGacaagaggggtgagagaggacaGGCATCAACACATCAAGACAGCCTCCCAAAACACCCATATTCAACAAGACATTACAATAACAGAAGACCCGTCAGA ttggccaatcacgggctttgcttcaggctagcacacaacatggctgaggatgcctccacagatgcctgttttactggagattccgatttgttgttctgtggaatacatgttgtggaaacttgcagcaggttaattgtatttagtaagaaaagcattaaaaaggctgaagaatgtgctgTTAAGTGGAtggaagtgcaagaaagccttgaaagcaaagttgcTGCAGAAGTGCTccaacacaaagaaggcccccatgaatcaactctaactgaaag gaggcagcagtgtatcccgggttatcatgcagagtgctatcgtcacttctgcaacataacaacaataaatcaagcgatagcaaagtctagaaggaagaaag ttCGAGACGCTGAAAAGCCTGAAGCAGGTGAACCTCCTCAAGAGGCAGTTCctgatggtgaagcagatgagccggccccaaagagactgcttcgaTCCATGACAAGTCACAGTCAACAAACAGCAACTGTCGAGCACACTGACCCCAGGCATGTCCTACCAGCGCGCTGCATCATTTGTAAAggttcaaagtacacaaaagaaatAAACACGGGAAAAAGAAATATGGAGAAATTAATGCAATGTGAAACAAAACAAGGTGGCCAATTAATGACTGCTGCAACCATGAAGAAAGATGAGGCATTGCTGTTACACATAAGAGACAGAGACCTTGTAGCTCTTGAAGCAAGATACCATAAATCATGCTACCAGAGATACACCagagttgtcattgattttgcacaaGATTGTAAACAAGATAATCAGCAGCAGGTGTATGAGAAGTCCTACTCTAGTTTCTGCAAGAGAGTCATCGAGAAGAGAATCATCCACGGCAAAGAAATTTTAAGACTTGCTAAACTGAACAGACTTTTCATAAGTGAAGTTCGAGAAGTTGAGGGCTTGGATGCATCATCTCACAAGACAGGCCGCCTGAAGGCAAGGTTGAAGAGATCCCACCCTCTCTTATGTTTCACAAGGCCATTTCGGCAAGTGGAAAGTGAAATTGTATTTGTTGAATCACTTGTTGATGAAGAGCTGGTTGAAGGTGTTGTGGAAGATAATTCAACCGAGGGCAGTGACAGCAGCGCGATTGTCGGTGACAACCAACAAGAAGGATCATCGCCCCATCACCCCAGAGAAATGTTTCATGCAGCCCAGACAGTTCAGAATAGCATCATCAACGCAACAAACCACATCCAATGGCCCCCGACTTCTGAAGACACTACATTACATACAGCCGAACAGATTGTCCCAGATGACCTTTACAACCTTTTGGCATGGACCACTGGAGCAAGCAATGAGCCAAAAGAATCTGGGAAAGTTGATGTGCCTGACCAGATGCATCACCGTCTGCTGTCAATTGCCCAGGATATCATGCACCTGAAATCGGAAGGAAGAAACACACAGCCCTCTCCATGA
- the LOC129694708 gene encoding uncharacterized protein LOC129694708 isoform X7 encodes MVPRRWKVLPGSEAQPPPNRQVKPEEGLEIEVKVEEEEAQEIVVKVEEEEIEVEEEEEEEAQEIVVKVEVDEAQAQAAEIEVQVEDEEEQEIEFSVPPSSHFLAMATSCRMPDVLVFDSDIAHRWDVFRHDFDHYVAIAHPAATPEVKASLLLNLAGPDALAQSDFFVYAAGESARDPNLRKNDKRGERGQASTHQDSLPKHPYSTRHYNNRRPVRLANHGLCFRLAHNMAEDASTDACFTGDSDLLFCGIHVVETCSRLIVFSKKSIKKAEECAVKWMEVQESLESKVAAEVLQHKEGPHESTLTERRQQCIPGYHAECYRHFCNITTINQAIAKSRRKKVRDAEKPEAGEPPQEAVPDGEADEPAPKRLLRSMTSHSQQTATVEHTDPRHVLPARCIICKGSKYTKEINTGKRNMEKLMQCETKQGGQLMTAATMKKDEALLLHIRDRDLVALEARYHKSCYQRYTRVVIDFAQDCKQDNQQQVYEKSYSSFCKRVIEKRIIHGKEILRLAKLNRLFISEVREVEGLDASSHKTGRLKARLKRSHPLLCFTRPFRQVESEIVFVESLVDEELVEGVVEDNSTEGSDSSAIVGDNQQEGSSPHHPREMFHAAQTVQNSIINATNHIQWPPTSEDTTLHTAEQIVPDDLYNLLAWTTGASNEPKESGKVDVPDQMHHRLLSIAQDIMHLKSEGRNTQPSP; translated from the exons gaggaggcccaggagattgTAGTCAAGGTGGAGGTGGacgaggcccaggcccaggccgcgGAGATTGAGGTCCAGGTGGAGGACGAGGAGGAGCAGGAGATTGAG TTTTCTGTTCCTCCCTCCTCTCATTTCCTCGCTATGGCCACTTCTTGCCGCATGCCCGATGTGCTCGTTTTCGATtcggacattgcccatcgatgggatgtctttaGACATGACTTCGACCACTATGTCGCAATCGCTCATCCTGCCGCCACCCCTGAAGTCAAAGCTTCTCTACttctcaacctggctggtcccgatgccctggcTCAGTCAGACTTCTTCGTCTACGCTGCGGGTGAATCtgctcgggacccg AATCTTCGCAAAAATGacaagaggggtgagagaggacaGGCATCAACACATCAAGACAGCCTCCCAAAACACCCATATTCAACAAGACATTACAATAACAGAAGACCCGTCAGA ttggccaatcacgggctttgcttcaggctagcacacaacatggctgaggatgcctccacagatgcctgttttactggagattccgatttgttgttctgtggaatacatgttgtggaaacttgcagcaggttaattgtatttagtaagaaaagcattaaaaaggctgaagaatgtgctgTTAAGTGGAtggaagtgcaagaaagccttgaaagcaaagttgcTGCAGAAGTGCTccaacacaaagaaggcccccatgaatcaactctaactgaaag gaggcagcagtgtatcccgggttatcatgcagagtgctatcgtcacttctgcaacataacaacaataaatcaagcgatagcaaagtctagaaggaagaaag ttCGAGACGCTGAAAAGCCTGAAGCAGGTGAACCTCCTCAAGAGGCAGTTCctgatggtgaagcagatgagccggccccaaagagactgcttcgaTCCATGACAAGTCACAGTCAACAAACAGCAACTGTCGAGCACACTGACCCCAGGCATGTCCTACCAGCGCGCTGCATCATTTGTAAAggttcaaagtacacaaaagaaatAAACACGGGAAAAAGAAATATGGAGAAATTAATGCAATGTGAAACAAAACAAGGTGGCCAATTAATGACTGCTGCAACCATGAAGAAAGATGAGGCATTGCTGTTACACATAAGAGACAGAGACCTTGTAGCTCTTGAAGCAAGATACCATAAATCATGCTACCAGAGATACACCagagttgtcattgattttgcacaaGATTGTAAACAAGATAATCAGCAGCAGGTGTATGAGAAGTCCTACTCTAGTTTCTGCAAGAGAGTCATCGAGAAGAGAATCATCCACGGCAAAGAAATTTTAAGACTTGCTAAACTGAACAGACTTTTCATAAGTGAAGTTCGAGAAGTTGAGGGCTTGGATGCATCATCTCACAAGACAGGCCGCCTGAAGGCAAGGTTGAAGAGATCCCACCCTCTCTTATGTTTCACAAGGCCATTTCGGCAAGTGGAAAGTGAAATTGTATTTGTTGAATCACTTGTTGATGAAGAGCTGGTTGAAGGTGTTGTGGAAGATAATTCAACCGAGGGCAGTGACAGCAGCGCGATTGTCGGTGACAACCAACAAGAAGGATCATCGCCCCATCACCCCAGAGAAATGTTTCATGCAGCCCAGACAGTTCAGAATAGCATCATCAACGCAACAAACCACATCCAATGGCCCCCGACTTCTGAAGACACTACATTACATACAGCCGAACAGATTGTCCCAGATGACCTTTACAACCTTTTGGCATGGACCACTGGAGCAAGCAATGAGCCAAAAGAATCTGGGAAAGTTGATGTGCCTGACCAGATGCATCACCGTCTGCTGTCAATTGCCCAGGATATCATGCACCTGAAATCGGAAGGAAGAAACACACAGCCCTCTCCATGA
- the LOC129694708 gene encoding jerky protein-like isoform X4, translating to MVPRRWKVLPGSEAQPPPNRQVKPEEGLEIEVKVEEEEAQEIVVKVEEEEIEVEEEEEEEAQEIVVKVEVDEAQAQAAEIEVQVEDEEEQEIENLRKNDKRGERGQASTHQDSLPKHPYSTRHYNNRRPVRTVKMSERAADSPMDNREKQKRKHLALSIAQKIELLQKLDRGESVRRLTKDYGVGISTIYDLKKQKLKLLKFYSDSDDQKLKKNMKTLHRAKNEDLDRVLMQWIRQRRGERMPLTGLMVMKQARKYHEELNIGGKCEYSEGWLQKFKKRHGIKYLKICGVKASAAYDAAERYIGEFAKMVSDEKLSPEQIYNADETALYWRYVPRKTLTTADERALSGFKDAKDRVTVLGCVNAASTHMLKLAVLGKSQRPRCFKGVTNLPVHYYANKNAWVTREMFTNWFNNHFVPAARAHCRKAGLVENCKIVLLLDNCSAHPPAEVLVKNNVFGIYLPPNATTLIQPCDQGILHSMKTMYKDFFLNCMLAAVNRGVDIEDFLKEFTLKDAIYALVNAWKDVTKSTLKNAWHELWPTTMFDENELADEDFEGFRVTDEKKIISNLIAYAKSVAAENVNTLESADIEEVLNVDNDAPVVHSLSDGEIAEMVLDNNKHEDSTGSDEDDDIVDTGEKMPIDDMVKLCDQLIGGMEQHTFISAHEIMAVYSIKERLLRQKPPLMRQMTLEEFFKPENDGHHGNDVKHSDDGRHNNVDDIDVSPGSSK from the exons gaggaggcccaggagattgTAGTCAAGGTGGAGGTGGacgaggcccaggcccaggccgcgGAGATTGAGGTCCAGGTGGAGGACGAGGAGGAGCAGGAGATTGAG AATCTTCGCAAAAATGacaagaggggtgagagaggacaGGCATCAACACATCAAGACAGCCTCCCAAAACACCCATATTCAACAAGACATTACAATAACAGAAGACCCGTCAGA acggtgaaaatgtcagaaagagctgcagattccCCTATGGATAACAGGGAGAAGCAGAAAAGGAAGCATCTGGCATTATCGATAGCACAGAAAATAGAGTTATTGCAGAAGCTTgatcgtggtgaatctgtgcggcGTCTTACTAAAGATTATGGTGTGGGAATTTCCACCATATACGACCTAAAGAAACAGAAACTTAAGTTGTTGAAGTTTTACAGTGACAGTGATGACCAGAAACTAAAGAAAAATATGAAAACGCTGCATAGGGCTAAAAACGAAGATCTTGACCGTGTGCTGATGCAGTGGATTCGACAACGAAGAGGTGAGCGTATGCCACTGACTGGTTTGATGGTAATGAAACAAGCCAGAAAATACCATGAAGAACTGAACATTGGAGGCAAGTGTGAATATTCAGAAGGTTGGCTGCAGAAATTTAAGAAGCGGCATGGTATAAAATATCTGAAAATCTGTGGAGTAAAAGCTTCTGCTGCTTATGATGCAGCTGAACGTTACATTGGTGAATTTGCCAAGATGGTATCTGATGAAAAGCTTAGTCCGGAACAAATATACAATGCTGATGAAACAGCTCTCTACTGGCGCTACGTCCCTAGAAAAACATTAACAACGGCTGACGAAAGAGCACTATCAGGATTCAAGGACGCTAAGGACAGGGTGACTGTTCTTGGGTGTGTAAATGCTGCAAGCACACACATGTTAAAGTTGGCAGTGCTTGGAAAAAGCCAACGTCCAAGATGTTTTAAAGGTGTAACAAATCTACCTGTGCATTATTATGCAAACAAGAATGCATGGGTAACCAGAGAAATGTTTACCAATTGGTTCAATAACCATTTCGTACCAGCTGCACGAGCTCATTGTAGGAAAGCTGGACTGGTAGAAAACTGCAAAATTGTATTGCTCCTAGACAACTGTTCCGCACATCCCCCTGCTGAAGTTCTtgtgaaaaataatgtttttggCATTTATCTTCCACCCAATGCAACAACTTTAATACAGCCTTGTGACCAAGGAATTTTGCACTCAATGAAGACAATGTATAAAGACTTTTTTCTGAACTGCATGCTTGCTGCAGTCAACAGAGGCGTAGATATCGAAGACTTCCTGAAAGAGTTCACTCTTAAGGATGCCATTTATGCACTTGTTAATGCTTGGAAAGATGTAACTAAATCAACATTAAAAAATGCATGGCACGAACTTTGGCCTACAACAATGTTCGATGAAAATGAGCTGGCAGATGAAGACTTTGAAGGATTCCGTGTCACTGACGAGAAGAAGATCATATCAAACCTCATTGCTTATGCCAAAAGTGTTGCAGCAGAAAATGTAAATACGTTAGAGTCAGCTGATATCGAAGAAGTGCTGAATGTTGACAATGACGCACCTGTTGTGCATTCCTTGAGTGATGGAGAAATTGCTGAAATGGTGTTAGATAACAATAAGCATGAGGATAGCACAGGTAGTGATGAGGATGATGACATTGTGGACACAGGTGAAAAAATGCCCATAGATGATATGGTGAAACTGTGTGATCAGTTAATTGGTGGCATGGAACAACATACATTTATCAGTGCCCATGAGATTATGGCAGTTTATTCAATCAAAGAGAGACTGCTTAGGCAGAAACCTCCGTTAATGAGACAGATGACACTGGAGGAATTCTTTAAGCCCGAGAACGATGGTCACCATGGGAACGATGTGAAGCACAGTGATGATGGTCGCCATAACAACGTTGACGACATTGATGTTTCTCCAGGATCCTCAAAATAG
- the LOC129694708 gene encoding jerky protein homolog isoform X1 has translation MVPRRWKVLPGSEAQPPPNRQVKPEEGLEIEVKVEEEEAQEIVVKVEEEEIEVEEEEEEEAQEIVVKVEVDEAQAQAAEIEVQVEDEEEQEIEFSVPPSSHFLAMATSCRMPDVLVFDSDIAHRWDVFRHDFDHYVAIAHPAATPEVKASLLLNLAGPDALAQSDFFVYAAGESARDPNLRKNDKRGERGQASTHQDSLPKHPYSTRHYNNRRPVRTVKMSERAADSPMDNREKQKRKHLALSIAQKIELLQKLDRGESVRRLTKDYGVGISTIYDLKKQKLKLLKFYSDSDDQKLKKNMKTLHRAKNEDLDRVLMQWIRQRRGERMPLTGLMVMKQARKYHEELNIGGKCEYSEGWLQKFKKRHGIKYLKICGVKASAAYDAAERYIGEFAKMVSDEKLSPEQIYNADETALYWRYVPRKTLTTADERALSGFKDAKDRVTVLGCVNAASTHMLKLAVLGKSQRPRCFKGVTNLPVHYYANKNAWVTREMFTNWFNNHFVPAARAHCRKAGLVENCKIVLLLDNCSAHPPAEVLVKNNVFGIYLPPNATTLIQPCDQGILHSMKTMYKDFFLNCMLAAVNRGVDIEDFLKEFTLKDAIYALVNAWKDVTKSTLKNAWHELWPTTMFDENELADEDFEGFRVTDEKKIISNLIAYAKSVAAENVNTLESADIEEVLNVDNDAPVVHSLSDGEIAEMVLDNNKHEDSTGSDEDDDIVDTGEKMPIDDMVKLCDQLIGGMEQHTFISAHEIMAVYSIKERLLRQKPPLMRQMTLEEFFKPENDGHHGNDVKHSDDGRHNNVDDIDVSPGSSK, from the exons gaggaggcccaggagattgTAGTCAAGGTGGAGGTGGacgaggcccaggcccaggccgcgGAGATTGAGGTCCAGGTGGAGGACGAGGAGGAGCAGGAGATTGAG TTTTCTGTTCCTCCCTCCTCTCATTTCCTCGCTATGGCCACTTCTTGCCGCATGCCCGATGTGCTCGTTTTCGATtcggacattgcccatcgatgggatgtctttaGACATGACTTCGACCACTATGTCGCAATCGCTCATCCTGCCGCCACCCCTGAAGTCAAAGCTTCTCTACttctcaacctggctggtcccgatgccctggcTCAGTCAGACTTCTTCGTCTACGCTGCGGGTGAATCtgctcgggacccg AATCTTCGCAAAAATGacaagaggggtgagagaggacaGGCATCAACACATCAAGACAGCCTCCCAAAACACCCATATTCAACAAGACATTACAATAACAGAAGACCCGTCAGA acggtgaaaatgtcagaaagagctgcagattccCCTATGGATAACAGGGAGAAGCAGAAAAGGAAGCATCTGGCATTATCGATAGCACAGAAAATAGAGTTATTGCAGAAGCTTgatcgtggtgaatctgtgcggcGTCTTACTAAAGATTATGGTGTGGGAATTTCCACCATATACGACCTAAAGAAACAGAAACTTAAGTTGTTGAAGTTTTACAGTGACAGTGATGACCAGAAACTAAAGAAAAATATGAAAACGCTGCATAGGGCTAAAAACGAAGATCTTGACCGTGTGCTGATGCAGTGGATTCGACAACGAAGAGGTGAGCGTATGCCACTGACTGGTTTGATGGTAATGAAACAAGCCAGAAAATACCATGAAGAACTGAACATTGGAGGCAAGTGTGAATATTCAGAAGGTTGGCTGCAGAAATTTAAGAAGCGGCATGGTATAAAATATCTGAAAATCTGTGGAGTAAAAGCTTCTGCTGCTTATGATGCAGCTGAACGTTACATTGGTGAATTTGCCAAGATGGTATCTGATGAAAAGCTTAGTCCGGAACAAATATACAATGCTGATGAAACAGCTCTCTACTGGCGCTACGTCCCTAGAAAAACATTAACAACGGCTGACGAAAGAGCACTATCAGGATTCAAGGACGCTAAGGACAGGGTGACTGTTCTTGGGTGTGTAAATGCTGCAAGCACACACATGTTAAAGTTGGCAGTGCTTGGAAAAAGCCAACGTCCAAGATGTTTTAAAGGTGTAACAAATCTACCTGTGCATTATTATGCAAACAAGAATGCATGGGTAACCAGAGAAATGTTTACCAATTGGTTCAATAACCATTTCGTACCAGCTGCACGAGCTCATTGTAGGAAAGCTGGACTGGTAGAAAACTGCAAAATTGTATTGCTCCTAGACAACTGTTCCGCACATCCCCCTGCTGAAGTTCTtgtgaaaaataatgtttttggCATTTATCTTCCACCCAATGCAACAACTTTAATACAGCCTTGTGACCAAGGAATTTTGCACTCAATGAAGACAATGTATAAAGACTTTTTTCTGAACTGCATGCTTGCTGCAGTCAACAGAGGCGTAGATATCGAAGACTTCCTGAAAGAGTTCACTCTTAAGGATGCCATTTATGCACTTGTTAATGCTTGGAAAGATGTAACTAAATCAACATTAAAAAATGCATGGCACGAACTTTGGCCTACAACAATGTTCGATGAAAATGAGCTGGCAGATGAAGACTTTGAAGGATTCCGTGTCACTGACGAGAAGAAGATCATATCAAACCTCATTGCTTATGCCAAAAGTGTTGCAGCAGAAAATGTAAATACGTTAGAGTCAGCTGATATCGAAGAAGTGCTGAATGTTGACAATGACGCACCTGTTGTGCATTCCTTGAGTGATGGAGAAATTGCTGAAATGGTGTTAGATAACAATAAGCATGAGGATAGCACAGGTAGTGATGAGGATGATGACATTGTGGACACAGGTGAAAAAATGCCCATAGATGATATGGTGAAACTGTGTGATCAGTTAATTGGTGGCATGGAACAACATACATTTATCAGTGCCCATGAGATTATGGCAGTTTATTCAATCAAAGAGAGACTGCTTAGGCAGAAACCTCCGTTAATGAGACAGATGACACTGGAGGAATTCTTTAAGCCCGAGAACGATGGTCACCATGGGAACGATGTGAAGCACAGTGATGATGGTCGCCATAACAACGTTGACGACATTGATGTTTCTCCAGGATCCTCAAAATAG